From Triticum urartu cultivar G1812 chromosome 2, Tu2.1, whole genome shotgun sequence, a single genomic window includes:
- the LOC125541674 gene encoding uncharacterized protein LOC125541674, whose translation MMDWAPVVVGVVLFVVLTPGLLFELPGTYGRIDFGGLRTTGKSIFVHTLVFFTIFAVIILGFEVHIYTGAPS comes from the coding sequence ATGATGGACTGGGCCCCTGTGGTGGTAGGGGTGGTGTTGTTCGTGGTGCTCACGCCGGGGCTGCTGTTCGAGCTGCCGGGGACGTATGGGAGGATCGACTTCGGCGGCCTCCGCACCACCGGCAAGTCCATCTTCGTCCACACCCTTGTCTTCTTCACCATCTTCGCCGTCATCATCCTCGGGTTCGAAGTCCACATCTACACCGGCGCGCCTAGCTAG